One Actinospica robiniae DSM 44927 genomic region harbors:
- the tdh gene encoding L-threonine 3-dehydrogenase, whose protein sequence is MKALVKAEAEPGLWLMDVPEPELGPGEVLIKVLRTGICGTDLHIRAFDAWARQAVRTPRVLGHEFVGEVVELAPGVADIAVGDLVSGEGHLVCGKCRNCLAGRRHLCRSTIGLGIGRDGAFAEYVTLPASNVWVHRVDVDLDVAAIFDPFGNAVHTALSFPLVGEDVLVTGAGPIGIMAAAVARHAGARNVVITDVSPYRLELAEKVGVSLALNVAETTIEQGQQLLGLREGFDIGLEMSGRPEALRDMIANMTHGGRIAMLGLPAEEFSVDFARIVTSMITLKGIYGREMFETWYAMSVLLEGGLDLSPVITGRYGYADFDAAFDDAAGGRCGKVILDWTV, encoded by the coding sequence GTGAAAGCGCTCGTGAAGGCCGAAGCCGAGCCCGGACTGTGGCTGATGGACGTGCCGGAGCCCGAGCTAGGCCCCGGCGAGGTGCTGATCAAGGTGCTGCGTACCGGGATCTGCGGCACCGACCTGCACATCCGCGCCTTCGACGCGTGGGCCCGGCAGGCCGTGCGGACCCCGCGGGTGCTCGGGCACGAGTTCGTCGGCGAGGTCGTCGAGCTCGCCCCGGGCGTCGCGGACATCGCCGTCGGCGACCTGGTCAGCGGCGAGGGACACCTGGTGTGCGGCAAGTGCCGCAACTGCCTGGCCGGTCGGCGGCACCTGTGCCGCAGCACGATCGGGCTCGGCATCGGGCGCGACGGCGCCTTCGCCGAGTACGTCACGCTCCCGGCCTCGAACGTGTGGGTGCACCGGGTCGACGTCGACCTGGACGTCGCGGCGATCTTCGACCCCTTCGGCAACGCCGTGCACACCGCGCTCTCCTTCCCGCTGGTCGGCGAGGACGTGCTGGTCACCGGCGCGGGCCCGATCGGCATCATGGCCGCGGCGGTGGCCCGGCACGCCGGCGCGCGCAACGTGGTGATCACCGACGTCAGCCCGTACCGGCTGGAGCTGGCCGAGAAGGTGGGCGTGAGCCTGGCGCTGAACGTGGCCGAGACCACCATCGAGCAGGGCCAGCAGCTGCTCGGCCTGCGCGAGGGCTTCGACATCGGGCTGGAGATGTCCGGCCGGCCCGAGGCACTGCGCGACATGATCGCGAACATGACGCACGGCGGCCGGATCGCCATGCTCGGGCTGCCGGCCGAGGAGTTCTCGGTCGACTTCGCCCGGATCGTCACCTCCATGATCACCCTCAAGGGCATCTACGGCCGGGAGATGTTCGAGACCTGGTATGCCATGTCGGTGCTGCTGGAAGGCGGCCTGGACCTGAGCCCGGTGATCACCGGCCGGTACGGCTACGCGGACTTCGACGCGGCCTTCGACGACGCCGCCGGCGGCCGCTGCGGCAAGGTCATCCTCGACTGGACCGTCTGA
- a CDS encoding MBL fold metallo-hydrolase produces the protein MAARIDHGVTSGTFSLDGETFEVDNNVWVIGDDSECIVIDAPHSVDGILKVVDGRRVKAIVCTHAHDDHVRVAPELRERVIAPILLHPDDRPLWELTHEDELWDAELADGQELTVAGTTLQVLHTPGHAPGAVCLYAPELGAVFTGDTLFHGGPGATGRSYSDRPTLVDSIRAKLFALPDDTIVHTGHGEDTTIGAERAAL, from the coding sequence ATGGCCGCCCGCATCGACCACGGCGTCACCTCCGGCACGTTCTCCCTCGACGGCGAGACCTTCGAGGTCGACAACAACGTCTGGGTCATCGGCGACGACTCCGAATGCATCGTCATCGACGCCCCGCACTCCGTGGACGGCATCCTCAAGGTCGTAGACGGTCGCCGGGTGAAGGCGATCGTGTGCACGCACGCCCACGACGACCACGTCCGCGTCGCCCCGGAGCTGCGCGAACGCGTCATCGCCCCGATTCTGCTGCACCCCGACGACCGCCCGCTGTGGGAGCTGACCCACGAAGACGAGCTCTGGGACGCGGAGCTGGCGGACGGCCAGGAGCTGACCGTCGCCGGCACCACGCTGCAGGTGCTGCACACCCCCGGCCACGCGCCCGGCGCAGTGTGTTTATACGCCCCCGAACTCGGCGCCGTCTTCACCGGCGACACCCTGTTCCACGGCGGTCCCGGCGCCACCGGCCGCTCCTACAGCGACCGCCCCACCCTGGTCGACTCCATCCGGGCCAAGCTCTTCGCCCTCCCGGACGACACGATCGTCCACACCGGCCACGGTGAGGACACCACCATCGGAGCCGAGCGCGCCGCACTCTGA
- a CDS encoding S-(hydroxymethyl)mycothiol dehydrogenase: MPQQVKAVIARTKGAPVELVTINVPDPGPGEAVVKVQACGVCHTDLHYREGGINDEFPFLLGHEASGIVEAVGPGVTEVEPGDFVILNWRAVCGQCRACRRGEPWYCFATHNAKQKMTLEDGTELTPALGIGSFAEKTLVAAGQCTKVDPEARPAAVGLLGCGVMAGIGAAINTGAVTRGKSVAVIGCGGVGVAAIAGSALAGADPIIAVDIDAKKLATAQRLGATHTVDSSATDPVAAIQELTGGFGADVVIEAVGRPETWKQAFYARDLAGTVVLVGVPTPDMKVPDLPLIDVFGRGGSLKSSWYGDCLPSRDFPMLVDLYRRGKLDLDAFVSEEIGIGDVEAAFERMHHGEVLRSVVIF; encoded by the coding sequence ATGCCCCAGCAGGTCAAGGCGGTCATCGCGCGGACCAAGGGCGCGCCGGTCGAGCTGGTGACGATCAACGTGCCCGACCCCGGCCCGGGCGAGGCCGTCGTGAAGGTGCAGGCCTGCGGGGTGTGCCACACCGACCTGCACTACCGCGAGGGCGGGATCAACGACGAGTTCCCGTTCCTGCTCGGGCACGAGGCGTCCGGCATCGTCGAGGCGGTGGGCCCGGGCGTGACAGAGGTGGAGCCGGGCGACTTCGTCATCCTGAACTGGCGCGCGGTGTGCGGCCAGTGCCGGGCGTGTCGGCGCGGTGAGCCGTGGTACTGCTTCGCGACGCACAACGCGAAGCAGAAGATGACACTGGAAGACGGCACGGAGCTGACCCCGGCCCTGGGCATCGGCTCGTTCGCGGAGAAGACGCTGGTGGCCGCGGGTCAGTGCACGAAGGTGGACCCGGAGGCGCGTCCGGCGGCGGTCGGTCTGCTCGGCTGCGGCGTGATGGCGGGCATCGGCGCCGCGATCAACACCGGCGCGGTCACCCGCGGCAAGTCCGTCGCCGTGATCGGCTGCGGCGGCGTCGGCGTGGCCGCGATCGCAGGGTCCGCACTCGCCGGTGCCGATCCGATCATCGCAGTGGACATCGACGCGAAGAAGCTGGCCACCGCCCAGCGCCTCGGCGCCACCCACACCGTCGACTCCTCGGCCACCGACCCGGTCGCCGCGATCCAGGAGCTGACCGGCGGGTTCGGCGCGGATGTCGTGATCGAGGCGGTCGGGCGCCCGGAGACGTGGAAGCAGGCGTTCTACGCCCGTGACCTGGCCGGCACCGTCGTCCTCGTGGGCGTGCCCACGCCCGACATGAAGGTCCCGGACCTGCCGCTGATCGACGTCTTCGGCCGCGGCGGCTCGCTCAAGTCGTCCTGGTACGGCGACTGCCTGCCGAGCCGCGACTTCCCGATGCTGGTCGACCTCTACCGGCGCGGCAAGCTCGACCTCGACGCGTTCGTCAGCGAGGAGATCGGCATCGGCGACGTCGAGGCCGCCTTCGAGCGGATGCACCACGGCGAGGTCCTTCGCTCGGTGGTGATCTTCTGA
- a CDS encoding DUF2382 domain-containing protein: MITQQEISGLLNQQVLGSSGQKIGQAKHVFYDDATGRPEWVTVKTGMLGGNETFIPIRDAVASEGHLKVPYSKDKIKSAPNVDVDAKGHLSAQEERRLYSFYGIDGSAPGPRAAGQQRMGNEQRAAADQRAAGQVSGQAASQRAAEEQQAAAPRAAAPQAGADAAMSADAGLADDAMTLSEEKMHVRVERRESGQARLHKYIESEEREETIPLRHEEARLIREPITDANRGDAVAGPELSESDHVVTLHAEKPVVETTVEPTERVRLAVEEHTEQQTVRGTVRREQIRIEDAPDDDQSR, from the coding sequence ATGATCACGCAGCAGGAGATCTCCGGCTTGCTCAACCAGCAGGTGCTGGGCAGCAGCGGGCAGAAGATCGGCCAGGCCAAGCACGTCTTCTACGACGACGCCACCGGCCGGCCCGAGTGGGTCACCGTCAAGACCGGCATGTTGGGCGGCAACGAGACGTTCATCCCGATCCGGGACGCGGTCGCATCGGAGGGCCACCTGAAGGTCCCCTACTCCAAGGACAAGATCAAGTCCGCGCCGAACGTGGACGTCGACGCGAAGGGCCACCTCTCCGCGCAGGAGGAGCGCCGGCTCTACAGCTTCTACGGCATCGACGGAAGCGCCCCCGGGCCGCGGGCCGCCGGGCAGCAGCGGATGGGGAACGAGCAGCGGGCGGCAGCCGACCAGCGAGCGGCCGGACAGGTGTCCGGCCAGGCCGCGAGCCAGCGGGCGGCCGAGGAGCAGCAGGCAGCGGCTCCCCGGGCCGCGGCGCCGCAGGCAGGCGCGGACGCCGCGATGAGCGCCGACGCCGGTTTGGCCGACGACGCGATGACGCTGTCGGAAGAGAAGATGCACGTGCGGGTCGAGCGGCGCGAGAGCGGCCAGGCCAGGTTGCACAAGTACATCGAGTCCGAAGAGCGCGAGGAGACCATTCCGCTGCGCCACGAGGAGGCGCGCCTGATCCGCGAGCCGATCACCGACGCGAACCGCGGCGACGCGGTGGCCGGGCCGGAGCTCTCCGAGTCCGACCACGTGGTGACCCTGCACGCGGAGAAGCCGGTCGTGGAGACCACGGTGGAGCCGACCGAGCGGGTCCGCCTGGCGGTCGAGGAGCACACCGAACAGCAGACCGTCCGCGGCACGGTGCGCCGGGAGCAGATCCGGATCGAGGACGCGCCCGACGACGATCAGAGCCGCTGA
- a CDS encoding LysR family transcriptional regulator, whose protein sequence is MIDSRRLRTLRAVADHGTVTAAAAALYLTPSAVSQQLAALEQEVGHQVLVREGRGVRLTAAGEILLRHSHAVLAQLEQAQAELAAYASGAAGEVTVASFATGIAAIVAPAMRELGVSAPGIRLEVRDAEGDASLMLVLDGRADLAVAVEYRGAPGEDDQRLSRFPLYAEPFDAVLPRGHRLAEQAAVAVADLADEPWIGPYPGNPCHDVVMLACETAGFQPRLAHSSDDFRAVAALAGAGAGVALVPRSALRGVELPDVVMLPLVGTPATRRVFAAVRRGAQEHPLLRPVLDALRCAAADAHLV, encoded by the coding sequence GTGATCGATTCCCGCCGGCTGCGCACCCTGCGGGCCGTCGCGGACCACGGAACGGTGACCGCGGCGGCCGCCGCGCTGTACCTGACTCCTTCGGCCGTCTCCCAGCAGCTCGCGGCGCTGGAGCAGGAGGTCGGGCACCAGGTGCTGGTGCGCGAGGGCCGCGGGGTGCGGCTCACCGCCGCCGGCGAGATCCTGCTGCGCCACTCGCACGCCGTGCTCGCGCAGCTCGAGCAGGCGCAGGCCGAGCTCGCCGCCTATGCCTCCGGCGCCGCGGGTGAGGTCACGGTGGCCTCGTTCGCCACCGGCATCGCCGCGATCGTCGCGCCCGCGATGCGCGAGCTCGGGGTGAGCGCGCCCGGGATCCGCCTGGAGGTGCGCGACGCCGAGGGCGACGCCAGCCTGATGCTGGTGCTGGACGGCCGCGCGGACCTGGCCGTCGCGGTGGAGTATCGCGGCGCGCCCGGCGAGGACGACCAGCGGCTGTCCCGATTCCCTTTGTACGCCGAGCCTTTCGACGCGGTGCTGCCGCGCGGCCACCGGCTCGCCGAGCAGGCGGCCGTCGCCGTCGCCGATCTGGCGGACGAGCCGTGGATCGGCCCCTACCCGGGCAATCCCTGCCACGACGTGGTGATGCTGGCCTGCGAGACCGCGGGATTCCAGCCGCGGCTGGCCCACTCTTCCGACGACTTCCGCGCAGTGGCCGCGCTGGCCGGCGCGGGTGCGGGCGTCGCACTCGTGCCGCGTTCGGCTTTGCGCGGCGTCGAACTGCCCGACGTCGTCATGCTCCCGCTCGTGGGCACCCCGGCGACCCGCCGCGTGTTCGCCGCCGTCCGCCGCGGCGCGCAGGAACACCCCCTTCTCCGGCCTGTTCTCGACGCTCTTCGCTGCGCGGCGGCCGACGCGCATCTCGTGTAA
- a CDS encoding NUDIX domain-containing protein, translated as MVVAVWRRLRRYQWRLVWLRQSKFVVTTTGLVRDDQGRVLLLRHRFWPVGRQAGLPGGYAVSGERLEEAVAREVHEETGLHVEVAHVIQVRSGYRLRVETAFAASLVPGGELRIDAHEILAADFYELDDLPEDLMPNHRRLIRENADWFTRRPPALSSTERTGGRGD; from the coding sequence GTGGTGGTGGCCGTCTGGCGCCGGCTGCGCCGGTACCAGTGGCGGCTGGTGTGGCTCAGGCAGAGCAAGTTCGTGGTCACCACTACCGGCCTGGTCCGCGACGACCAAGGCCGGGTGCTGCTGCTGCGCCACCGGTTCTGGCCCGTCGGCCGCCAGGCCGGGCTGCCCGGCGGCTATGCCGTCTCCGGCGAGCGACTCGAGGAGGCCGTGGCGCGCGAGGTGCACGAGGAGACCGGCCTGCACGTCGAGGTCGCGCACGTGATCCAAGTCCGCAGCGGCTACCGCCTGCGCGTCGAGACCGCCTTCGCCGCCAGCCTCGTGCCCGGCGGCGAACTGCGCATCGACGCGCACGAGATCCTCGCTGCGGACTTCTACGAGCTCGACGATCTGCCCGAAGACCTGATGCCCAACCACCGCCGGCTGATCCGGGAGAACGCCGACTGGTTCACGCGGCGCCCGCCGGCCCTTTCGAGCACCGAAAGGACCGGCGGACGAGGCGACTAG
- a CDS encoding elongation factor G → MRSLNLGILAHVDAGKTSLTERLLYATGVIGAIGSVDAGSTVTDSLELERRRGITIKAAVANFELDGVSVNLIDTPGHSDFIAEVERALAVLDGAVLVVSAVEGVQPQTRVLMRVLRRLRIPTLLFVNKIDRRGAQAESLLTSIAELLTPHVLAMGTVLHPGTANAEYVPFDAAADDAFRSRLLDRLTALDDDLLAAYVDGDGTVAGRRVRRALAAQSRRGRVHPVFFGSAITGAGVSELLQGIRHLLPLAPDDADAPAAGIVFKMERGPAGEPVAYTRMYAGTVRVRDRISFGAVDAAGAFADSVAVREGRITSIAVFEGGAAVPSGQATAGAIAQLRGLSGVRIGDVIGTADARIRARAGRHHFSPPTLETVVEPRTDRDRARLHPALALLAEQDPLIDLRQDDVRHEISVSLYGEVQKEVVQSTLAEHFGVEVDFRPTTTICAERVVGVGEAEERIKQGENPFIAGVGLRVEPGEPGDGVRFGYAIELGSLPFSFHKAIEETVHAVLREGLHGWQVRDVRVTLISSQYWPRQSPMHATFSKASSSTAGDFRQLTPLVLMDALRRAGTVVQEPIQRFRAEVPAEVFGTLLPVLTGLRAVPRESSVAGSSYRVEGDIPAGRVHELERALPPLTRGAGVLETAFDRYQDVVGVEMPERSRTDLNPLDRKEYLLRLSRRVAT, encoded by the coding sequence TTGCGTTCGCTGAATCTCGGAATCCTGGCGCATGTCGACGCCGGTAAAACCTCGCTGACCGAGCGCCTGCTCTACGCCACCGGCGTGATCGGCGCCATCGGCAGCGTAGACGCGGGCAGCACCGTCACCGACTCATTGGAGTTGGAGCGTCGGCGCGGCATCACCATCAAGGCCGCCGTGGCCAACTTCGAGCTGGACGGGGTATCGGTCAACCTGATCGACACGCCCGGGCACTCGGACTTCATCGCGGAGGTCGAGCGCGCCCTCGCGGTGCTCGACGGAGCGGTGCTCGTCGTTTCGGCGGTCGAGGGCGTCCAGCCGCAGACGCGCGTGCTTATGCGTGTGCTGCGACGTCTGCGTATCCCGACGCTACTGTTCGTCAACAAGATCGATCGACGGGGCGCGCAGGCCGAGTCGCTGCTGACGAGCATCGCGGAGCTACTGACCCCGCACGTGCTGGCGATGGGCACCGTCCTGCATCCAGGGACCGCGAATGCTGAATACGTGCCCTTCGACGCGGCGGCCGACGACGCGTTCCGCAGTCGGTTGCTCGACCGCCTCACCGCGCTCGACGACGACCTGCTCGCCGCGTACGTCGACGGCGACGGAACGGTGGCCGGCCGCCGGGTGCGTCGGGCGCTGGCCGCACAGTCGCGGCGTGGACGGGTGCATCCGGTCTTCTTCGGCTCGGCGATCACCGGCGCCGGCGTGAGCGAGCTCCTCCAAGGAATCAGACATCTGCTTCCACTCGCTCCCGACGATGCCGACGCGCCTGCAGCAGGGATCGTATTCAAGATGGAGCGCGGCCCGGCTGGCGAACCCGTTGCCTACACGCGGATGTACGCGGGCACCGTGCGCGTGCGCGACCGGATCAGCTTCGGGGCCGTCGACGCTGCCGGGGCTTTCGCGGACTCCGTCGCCGTACGCGAGGGGCGCATCACGTCGATCGCAGTGTTCGAAGGTGGCGCTGCGGTACCGAGCGGACAGGCCACGGCCGGCGCGATCGCGCAGCTGCGAGGCCTTTCCGGGGTGCGGATCGGCGACGTCATCGGCACGGCCGACGCCCGGATCAGGGCACGGGCCGGGCGGCACCACTTCTCCCCGCCGACACTCGAGACCGTCGTCGAACCGCGCACCGACCGCGACCGGGCGCGCTTGCATCCCGCCCTCGCGCTCCTGGCCGAACAGGACCCGCTGATCGACCTGCGGCAGGACGACGTACGCCATGAGATCTCCGTCTCGCTTTACGGCGAGGTGCAGAAGGAGGTCGTGCAGAGCACGCTCGCCGAGCATTTCGGCGTCGAGGTGGACTTCCGGCCGACGACGACCATCTGCGCGGAGCGGGTGGTCGGCGTCGGCGAAGCGGAGGAGCGGATCAAGCAGGGCGAGAACCCGTTCATCGCCGGCGTCGGCCTGCGCGTCGAACCAGGGGAGCCGGGTGACGGCGTGCGCTTCGGATACGCGATCGAACTCGGGTCGCTGCCGTTCTCGTTCCACAAGGCGATCGAAGAGACCGTGCATGCCGTGTTGCGCGAAGGGCTGCACGGCTGGCAGGTGCGAGACGTGCGGGTGACGCTCATCTCGTCGCAGTACTGGCCGCGGCAGAGCCCGATGCACGCGACGTTCAGCAAAGCGTCGTCCAGCACGGCTGGAGACTTCCGGCAGCTGACGCCGCTGGTCCTGATGGACGCGTTGCGCCGAGCCGGCACGGTGGTGCAGGAGCCGATCCAGCGCTTCCGGGCCGAGGTGCCGGCTGAGGTCTTCGGGACGCTGCTGCCGGTGCTGACCGGGTTGCGCGCGGTGCCGCGCGAGTCCTCGGTGGCCGGATCGTCGTACCGGGTTGAGGGCGACATCCCGGCCGGGCGCGTGCACGAACTCGAACGGGCGCTGCCTCCGCTCACGCGCGGCGCCGGGGTGCTGGAGACGGCCTTCGACCGCTACCAGGACGTGGTCGGTGTCGAAATGCCCGAGCGCTCCCGCACGGATCTCAACCCGCTGGACCGGAAGGAGTACCTGCTCCGGCTGAGCCGGCGCGTGGCGACGTGA
- a CDS encoding glycine C-acetyltransferase gives MLDSLRADLKATLDEIRDAGLHKPERVIGTPQSATVAVTAGGRPGEVLNFCANNYLGLADNAEVVATAKESLDRWGYGMASVRFICGTQEVHKELEARLSGFLGMEDTILYSSCFDANGGVFETLLDERDAVISDALNHASIIDGIRLSKARRLRYANRDMADLEQQLKDATAGEARRKLVVTDGVFSMDGYIAPLTEICDLAERYGAMVMVDDSHAVGFVGPGGRGTPELHGVMDRVDILTGTLGKALGGASGGYVSARAEIVALLRQRSRPYLFSNSLAPVIAAASIKVLDLLEDAGGPGAELRARLAANTALFRSRMAAEGFEILPGEHPIAPVMIGDAEQAGRMAEALLEHGVYAIGFSFPVVPHGKARIRVQLSAAHSTEDVERAVAAFVAARESMR, from the coding sequence ATGCTCGACTCCCTCCGCGCGGACCTGAAGGCCACGCTCGACGAGATCCGCGACGCCGGGCTGCACAAGCCCGAGCGGGTGATCGGCACGCCGCAGAGCGCCACGGTGGCCGTCACCGCCGGAGGGCGTCCCGGCGAGGTGCTGAACTTCTGCGCCAACAACTACCTGGGCCTGGCCGACAACGCCGAGGTCGTCGCGACCGCGAAGGAGTCGCTGGACCGGTGGGGCTACGGTATGGCCTCGGTCCGGTTCATCTGCGGCACGCAGGAGGTGCACAAGGAGCTCGAGGCCCGGCTTTCGGGCTTCCTTGGCATGGAGGACACCATCCTCTACAGCTCCTGCTTCGACGCCAACGGCGGCGTGTTCGAGACCCTGCTGGACGAGCGCGACGCGGTGATCTCGGACGCGCTCAACCACGCCAGCATCATCGACGGCATCCGGCTGTCGAAGGCGCGGCGCTTGCGCTACGCCAACCGCGACATGGCCGACCTGGAGCAGCAGCTCAAAGACGCCACCGCGGGCGAGGCCCGGCGCAAGCTGGTCGTCACCGACGGCGTCTTCTCCATGGACGGCTACATCGCCCCGCTGACCGAGATCTGCGACCTGGCCGAGCGCTACGGCGCGATGGTTATGGTGGACGACTCGCACGCGGTCGGCTTCGTCGGCCCGGGCGGGCGCGGCACGCCGGAGCTGCACGGCGTGATGGACCGCGTCGACATCCTCACCGGCACGCTGGGCAAGGCGCTCGGCGGCGCGTCCGGCGGCTACGTCAGCGCGCGGGCCGAGATCGTGGCGCTGCTGCGCCAGCGCTCGCGCCCGTACCTGTTCTCCAACTCGCTCGCGCCGGTGATCGCCGCCGCGTCGATCAAGGTGCTTGACCTGCTCGAGGACGCCGGCGGCCCCGGCGCCGAGCTGCGCGCCCGCCTCGCCGCGAACACCGCGCTCTTCCGTTCCCGGATGGCCGCGGAGGGTTTCGAGATCCTGCCGGGCGAGCACCCCATCGCCCCGGTGATGATCGGCGACGCCGAGCAGGCCGGGCGGATGGCCGAGGCCCTGCTCGAGCACGGCGTCTACGCGATCGGCTTCTCCTTCCCGGTGGTCCCGCACGGCAAGGCCCGGATCCGGGTGCAGCTCTCGGCCGCCCACTCGACCGAGGACGTCGAGCGCGCGGTGGCGGCGTTCGTGGCCGCGCGGGAGTCGATGAGATGA
- a CDS encoding cellulase family glycosylhydrolase, translated as MAALAAVAAAGLAAATLTTAASAAAQPEATAAAVGSGYWHTSGSQILDSAGNPVRIAGINWYGFETTDELAHGLWAQDYHSIVDDIKNLGYNTIRIPFSDQMVESSFVPSNLSYYGSTGPINTDLKGLTSMQILQKIVTYAGQDGLKVILDDHRSEAGNTAEANGLWYTSTYTNQDWVNDWVTMATAFANNPTVIGFDLRNEPHTPAGDTYAQGATWGTGDTSTDVRLAYEAAGNAILKVDPNVLIFCEGISEFPDSAATGGYDSTWWGGDLQGVAQYPVTLSSAGHVVYSAHDYGPDLFQQTWFNSSTTSASLDAVWNQYWGYIPQQGIAPLWVGEFGTDNTAADVSSSAAGSQGQWFSSLVSYIKSNNLSWTYWALNGEDSFALLDSQYDPTPALAAKQSLLATIQFPLSGTATSPSASATSASHSASPSASASASPSHSASASASPSSNPTTPSSGTCTATVTTQSSWAGGFVDNITVTAGSKALTSWIVSFAWPGDQQITSSYGGTATQSGKNVTITNASYNGTVAAGTSVSNIGIQGTWSSSDALPTSVSCS; from the coding sequence GGCCGCCACACTCACCACCGCGGCTTCGGCCGCCGCCCAGCCCGAAGCCACGGCAGCGGCCGTCGGCTCGGGCTACTGGCACACCTCCGGCAGCCAGATCCTGGACTCCGCCGGCAACCCGGTGCGCATCGCCGGCATCAACTGGTACGGGTTCGAGACCACCGACGAGCTGGCCCACGGCCTGTGGGCGCAGGACTACCACAGCATCGTCGACGACATCAAGAACCTGGGATACAACACGATCCGGATCCCGTTCTCCGACCAGATGGTGGAGAGCTCCTTCGTGCCCAGCAACCTCAGCTACTACGGCAGCACCGGCCCGATCAACACTGATCTCAAGGGCCTGACCTCGATGCAGATCCTGCAGAAGATCGTGACCTACGCCGGGCAGGACGGGCTCAAGGTCATCCTGGACGACCACCGCTCCGAGGCGGGCAACACCGCCGAGGCCAACGGCCTGTGGTACACGAGCACGTACACGAACCAGGACTGGGTCAACGACTGGGTGACCATGGCCACCGCGTTCGCGAACAACCCGACCGTCATCGGGTTCGACCTGCGCAACGAGCCGCACACCCCGGCCGGCGACACCTACGCCCAGGGCGCGACCTGGGGCACCGGCGACACGTCCACCGACGTGCGGCTGGCCTATGAGGCCGCGGGCAACGCGATCCTCAAGGTCGATCCCAATGTACTGATCTTCTGCGAGGGCATCAGCGAGTTCCCGGACAGCGCGGCCACCGGCGGCTACGACTCCACCTGGTGGGGCGGCGACCTGCAGGGCGTGGCGCAGTACCCTGTCACGCTCAGTTCGGCCGGCCACGTGGTCTACTCCGCGCACGACTACGGCCCGGACCTGTTCCAGCAGACGTGGTTCAACTCGTCCACGACGTCCGCCAGCCTGGACGCGGTGTGGAACCAGTACTGGGGCTACATTCCGCAGCAGGGCATCGCTCCGCTGTGGGTCGGCGAGTTCGGCACGGACAACACCGCGGCCGACGTCTCGAGCAGTGCTGCGGGATCGCAGGGCCAGTGGTTCTCCAGTCTGGTCTCGTATATCAAGTCCAATAATCTGAGCTGGACCTATTGGGCGCTCAACGGCGAGGACTCGTTCGCCCTGCTCGACAGCCAGTACGATCCGACACCGGCACTGGCCGCCAAGCAGTCCCTGCTGGCCACGATCCAGTTCCCGCTATCCGGGACGGCGACTTCCCCGAGCGCGAGCGCGACCTCCGCATCGCATTCGGCCTCGCCATCGGCCTCGGCGAGCGCGTCGCCCAGCCATTCCGCCTCGGCCTCGGCCTCGCCATCTTCGAACCCGACGACGCCATCGTCGGGGACGTGCACGGCGACGGTCACCACACAGAGCTCGTGGGCCGGCGGGTTCGTGGACAACATCACGGTCACCGCGGGAAGCAAGGCACTGACAAGCTGGATCGTCAGCTTCGCGTGGCCGGGCGACCAGCAGATCACCAGCTCGTACGGCGGTACGGCGACTCAGTCCGGCAAGAACGTGACGATCACCAACGCCTCGTACAACGGCACGGTGGCCGCCGGCACCTCCGTCTCCAACATCGGTATCCAGGGCACCTGGTCGAGCAGCGACGCGCTGCCGACCAGCGTCTCCTGCAGCTAG